A genome region from Arthrobacter sp. SLBN-100 includes the following:
- a CDS encoding potassium channel family protein has translation MDFADTLWTVLGAGLILLMLADVFHTLLYPHGSGPAGRAIMRGVWLLTKKLRGRASSVAAPLAMAAVIAAWASLAAIGWALLYLPHLPDGFVYGPGVPRRGDFAEALYVSVVTLSTVGFGEIVAAGPLLRLVSGFQAITGFGLLTATVTWILQTYPALNRRRALAHQLNLFREAAGPEGLSALEPGHAAGLLESMAANVATASIDLLAFHETYYFREVDQRGSLPATVAYAQELASQAEQSQNQELRFAGRMLHAALDGLADVLRGRFGHSGTTSSDVFGSYELHHRNRRAGEPDA, from the coding sequence ATGGACTTCGCGGACACGCTGTGGACGGTTTTGGGGGCCGGGCTGATTCTGTTGATGCTCGCCGATGTCTTCCACACGCTTCTCTATCCGCACGGTTCCGGCCCTGCGGGACGCGCGATCATGCGTGGAGTTTGGCTCCTGACGAAAAAACTGCGCGGCCGGGCATCCTCCGTTGCGGCGCCGCTGGCAATGGCTGCTGTCATCGCCGCCTGGGCAAGCCTGGCTGCCATCGGCTGGGCGCTGCTGTACCTGCCCCACCTGCCGGACGGTTTTGTGTACGGACCCGGAGTTCCCCGGCGGGGGGACTTTGCCGAAGCGCTCTACGTCTCGGTTGTCACTCTTTCCACCGTGGGGTTCGGCGAGATCGTGGCCGCCGGTCCGCTGCTCAGGCTGGTCTCCGGCTTTCAGGCCATCACCGGATTCGGGCTGCTGACCGCGACGGTCACCTGGATCCTGCAGACATATCCTGCCCTTAACCGCCGCCGGGCTCTCGCCCACCAGCTGAACCTGTTCCGGGAGGCGGCAGGACCCGAGGGCCTGTCCGCTTTGGAACCCGGCCATGCCGCTGGGCTGCTGGAGTCGATGGCCGCGAACGTGGCCACCGCCAGCATAGATCTGCTGGCGTTCCACGAAACCTATTACTTCCGCGAAGTGGATCAGCGGGGTTCCCTGCCCGCCACTGTCGCCTACGCCCAGGAGCTGGCATCCCAGGCCGAGCAGAGCCAAAACCAGGAGCTCAGGTTTGCCGGACGGATGCTGCACGCGGCGCTGGACGGACTCGCGGACGTCCTTCGCGGCAGATTCGGACATTCCGGAACAACCTCTTCGGACGTGTTCGGCAGCTACGAGCTGCACCACCGGAACCGGCGGGCGGGGGAACCGGACGCGTGA
- a CDS encoding HNH endonuclease family protein: MLWPLSDAWQKGAQQLSTEQRTALANDPLNLQATDGPTNQKKGDGDAATWLPPNKGFRCEYVARQVSVKVR; encoded by the coding sequence ATGTTGTGGCCCCTGAGTGACGCCTGGCAGAAGGGCGCCCAGCAGCTGTCCACCGAGCAGCGGACGGCGCTCGCGAACGACCCGCTGAACCTGCAGGCGACCGATGGTCCCACCAACCAGAAAAAGGGCGACGGCGACGCCGCCACCTGGCTGCCGCCGAACAAGGGCTTCCGGTGCGAGTACGTCGCGCGGCAGGTGTCCGTGAAAGTGCGGTAA
- a CDS encoding excalibur calcium-binding domain-containing protein — protein MTQAEHDAIAGSLAGCPGRLAPAAAEPAAPAPLYYANCAEVVAAGAAPLYAGSAGYRLGLDGDGDGVACEG, from the coding sequence GTGACGCAGGCTGAGCACGACGCGATCGCCGGCAGCCTCGCCGGCTGCCCGGGCCGGTTGGCGCCGGCTGCCGCGGAGCCGGCAGCCCCTGCGCCCCTCTACTACGCCAACTGTGCGGAGGTGGTGGCCGCCGGAGCTGCGCCGCTGTACGCCGGTTCCGCCGGGTACCGCTTGGGGCTCGACGGCGATGGGGACGGAGTGGCCTGCGAGGGGTAG
- a CDS encoding GYD domain-containing protein — protein sequence MPKYLFEATYVGQGVKGLMQEGGTKRREALKEALSSVGGTLESFYYAFGYYDVLGVFEAPDDASAAALSLLINSTGNVNVRLKPLLTVEDLDEAAKKTPSYRAPGQ from the coding sequence ATGCCGAAGTATCTGTTTGAAGCGACGTACGTGGGCCAGGGCGTCAAGGGGCTTATGCAGGAAGGTGGCACCAAGCGGCGCGAGGCTTTGAAGGAGGCGCTCAGTTCCGTAGGGGGAACGCTGGAGAGCTTCTATTACGCTTTTGGTTATTACGACGTCCTTGGCGTTTTTGAGGCGCCGGACGATGCAAGTGCTGCAGCACTGTCACTGCTGATCAATTCGACCGGAAACGTCAACGTCCGCCTGAAGCCGCTTCTGACCGTGGAAGACCTCGACGAAGCCGCCAAGAAGACGCCGTCCTACCGCGCCCCGGGGCAGTAG
- a CDS encoding Ltp family lipoprotein, whose translation MASHLGQVSYGRTLMSQQPYTAPYPPNYGYGQPPISNKSFLTAWLLSLLVGVFGVDRFYLGKVGTGILKLVTLGGFGIWALVDLILILTNKMRDKQGLPLEGYDRHRKTALIVTGVVILLSVVVNSARAGSTPSSAPAASTPKVATAAQTASATPTPTKDPAVVAAEAEASAKAKAEADAAAKAKAEADAAAKAEADAAAKAKAEAETAAKAKAEADAAAAKAAAEAEAEAAAKKGTISQQNALRKAASYLDFTAFSRTSLIHQLEFEKFSTDDATWASDRVSVDWNEQAAKKAKSYLEFTSFSRSGLVEQLLYEGFTPEQAEYGVSTTGL comes from the coding sequence TTGGCATCGCACCTCGGTCAGGTGTCCTATGGAAGGACTCTCATGAGCCAGCAACCCTACACCGCCCCCTATCCCCCAAACTACGGCTATGGCCAGCCGCCGATAAGCAACAAATCGTTCCTAACGGCCTGGCTGCTCTCACTGCTCGTCGGAGTCTTCGGCGTGGACCGCTTTTACCTGGGCAAAGTGGGGACCGGCATCCTGAAACTGGTCACCCTTGGTGGCTTCGGTATCTGGGCCCTAGTTGACCTCATCCTGATTCTCACGAACAAAATGAGGGATAAGCAGGGTCTTCCGCTGGAAGGCTACGACAGGCACAGGAAGACCGCCCTGATTGTCACCGGCGTCGTCATTCTCCTGAGCGTCGTCGTCAACTCGGCCCGGGCGGGCTCTACCCCTTCGTCTGCTCCCGCTGCCTCCACTCCCAAGGTCGCCACTGCAGCTCAGACCGCATCTGCCACACCAACACCAACCAAAGATCCGGCCGTCGTTGCTGCTGAAGCTGAAGCCTCTGCAAAAGCCAAAGCCGAAGCTGATGCTGCAGCTAAAGCAAAAGCGGAAGCTGACGCAGCTGCTAAGGCTGAGGCCGATGCGGCGGCTAAGGCAAAAGCAGAAGCTGAGACGGCTGCCAAGGCCAAGGCTGAGGCGGACGCCGCAGCAGCTAAAGCTGCTGCGGAGGCTGAGGCTGAGGCTGCTGCCAAGAAGGGGACGATCAGCCAGCAGAACGCTCTGCGCAAAGCTGCGAGTTACCTCGATTTCACGGCCTTCTCCCGCACTAGCCTGATCCATCAACTGGAGTTCGAGAAGTTTTCAACAGATGACGCTACGTGGGCGTCGGACCGCGTCAGCGTCGACTGGAACGAGCAGGCAGCCAAGAAAGCCAAGAGCTACCTTGAATTCACTTCCTTCTCACGTTCCGGCTTGGTCGAGCAACTGCTCTATGAGGGCTTCACCCCGGAACAGGCCGAGTATGGCGTGAGCACGACCGGCCTCTAG